A section of the Delphinus delphis chromosome 1, mDelDel1.2, whole genome shotgun sequence genome encodes:
- the LOC132423153 gene encoding olfactory receptor 10K2, translating to MEWVNETLVREFVFLGFSSLTGLQRLLFVVFLLVYMFTLGTNAVIISTIVLDRALHTPMYFFLAGLSCSETCYTFIIVPKMLVDLLAQKKTISFLGCSIQMFSFLFLGCSHSFLLAAMGYDRYVAICNPLRYTVIMGHGMCVGLVAVVYLCGFTIAEIITSLVFHLPFHSSNQLHHFFCDISPVLKVASHHTHFSQFVIIMLCALVLVIPLLFILISYIHIISAILQFPSTLGRYKAFSTCTSHLIIVIVHYDCASFIYLRPKSNYSSSQDALISVSYTILTPLFNPMIYSLRNKEFKSALQIVVGRTISLPRH from the coding sequence ATGGAGTGGGTCAATGAGACCTTGGTGAGAGAGTTTGTCTTCCTCGGCTTCTCATCTCTGACTGGGCTGCAGCGGCTGCTCTTCGTTGTCTTCCTGCTCGTCTACATGTTCACCCTGGGCACCAATGCTGTCATCATTTCCACCATTGTGCTGGAcagagccctccacacccctaTGTACTTCTTCCTTGCTGGACTCTCCTGCTCTGAGACTTGCTACACCTTCATCATTGTACCCAAGATGCTGGTTGACCTGCTAGCACAGAAGAAGACCATCTCCTTCCTGGGCTGTTCTATCCAgatgttttccttcctcttcctaggTTGCTCACACTCCTTCCTGCTGGCAGCCATGGGTTATGATCGCTATGTGGCCATCTGTAACCCTCTGCGGTACACAGTGATCATGGGACATGGGATGTGTGTGGGACTTGTGGCTGTTGTCTATCTCTGTGGTTTCACTATTGCAGAGATCATCACATCCTTGGTATTTCACCTGCCCTTTCACTCCTCCAACCAACTACACCACTTCTTCTGTGACATTTCTCCTGTTCTCAAGGTAGCATCCCACCATACCCACTTTAGTCAGTTTGTCATTATCATGCTCTGTGCATTGGTCCTGGTTATCCCcctgttatttattttgatatccTATATTCACATCATCTCTGCTATACTCCAGTTTCCTTCCACATTAGGCAGGTACAAAGCTTTTTCCACCTGTACTTCTCACCTCATTATTGTTATTGTCCATTATGACTGTGCCTCCTTTATCTACTTAAGGCCTAAGTCCAACTACTCCTCAAGCCAGGATGCTCTCATATCAGTATCCTACACTATCCTAACTCCATTGTTCAATCCTATGATTTACAGCTTGAGAAATAAAGAGTTCAAATCAGCTCTTCAAATAGTTGTGGGAAGAACAATTTCTCTGCCGCGACATTAA